In a single window of the Gossypium hirsutum isolate 1008001.06 chromosome A13, Gossypium_hirsutum_v2.1, whole genome shotgun sequence genome:
- the LOC121212181 gene encoding probable receptor-like protein kinase At4g39110 — MAILVVTMLLWSLISCPSSVYGIATGPFTPTDNILIDCGANSAPKVPDGRPYKTDQEASQLLDTKDDTQVSASNVDLPTPLFLNAKVFPQEATYTFALKRPGFHWLRLYFYAIKDNKYDLQQSTFSVSANQYAILHNFKVTNATIPVLKEYLINMNDPNFLLKFTPLKNSFAFVNAIEVVSVPDTLIVDTGSSLTPVNSISGLTQHGYQVVYRLNMGGPLITPVNDTLGRTWIPDTHYLKDKNFAKQASTLSSAVSYTDQMTPWIAPPTVYSSLIEMAVADNKTVNPNFNVTWQLEVDEAFDYLIRLHFCDIVSKTLGDLYFNVYICGKMAISQLDLSSMTGQLAVPYYKDIVVNASTLSNGLSVQIGPLSQGARIKNAILNGLEVMKMSNAADSLDGEFSVDGSSSSSNKGAVAVVGFAMMFGAFVGLGAMVIRWKRRPQDWQRRNSFSSWLLPLHAGDSSSLSKSGGSQKHSSTLGLGRYFSLAELQEATKNFDSNAIIGVGGFGNVYLGTIDDGTQVAVKRGNPQSEQGITEFHTEIQMLSKLRHRHLVSLIGYCDENSEMILVYEYMSNGPFRDHLYGKELPSLSWKQRLEICIGAARGLHYLHTGTAQGIIHRDVKTTNILLDDAFVAKVADFGLSKDTPMGQNHVSTAVKGSFGYLDPEYFRRQQLTEKSDVYSFGVVLLESLCARPAINPRLPREQVSLAEWAMQWKRKGLLEKIIDPQLVGAIDAESMNKFAEAAEKCLAEYGVDRPSMGDVLWNLEHALQLQESSSVGKSEEAAAPVQPSPPAPTVTPPSDTNLPSPHPETNTGRNIEHSGTAIFAQFQGMNGR, encoded by the coding sequence ATGGCTATCCTCGTGGTTACCATGTTGTTATGGAGCTTGATTTCATGCCCCAGCAGTGTTTACGGCATCGCAACCGGCCCTTTCACCCCTACTGACAACATCCTCATCGACTGTGGAGCTAACTCTGCACCCAAAGTCCCTGATGGAAGGCCCTACAAAACAGACCAAGAAGCGTCTCAGTTGTTGGACACCAAGGATGATACTCAAGTCTCTGCCTCCAATGTTGATCTTCCTACCCCTTTGTTCTTAAACGCCAAGGTTTTCCCACAAGAAGCCACCTACACGTTCGCGTTGAAACGCCCCGGTTTCCATTGGCTCCGTCTCTATTTCTATGCCATTAAAGATAACAAGTATGATCTACAACAATCAACCTTCTCTGTGTCTGCCAACCAGTATGCTATCCTTCATAACTTCAAGGTTACCAATGCTACCATACCTGTTCTCAAGGAGTACCTTATTAACATGAATGACCCTAATTTCCTTCTCAAGTTTACTCCTCTGAAGAATTCCTTCGCTTTCGTTAATGCCATCGAGGTGGTTTCGGTGCCAGATACCTTGATCGTCGACACCGGCAGTTCCCTTACCCCGGTGAACTCCATTTCCGGTTTAACCCAGCATGGTTACCAAGTTGTTTATAGGTTGAACATGGGGGGTCCTTTGATCACCCCAGTGAATGACACCCTAGGGAGGACTTGGATACCTGATACTcattatcttaaagataaaaacTTCGCTAAACAGGCCTCTACTTTATCATCTGCAGTCAGCTACACCGATCAAATGACCCCGTGGATAGCACCGCCCACTGTGTATTCATCTCTCATCGAGATGGCGGTGGCTGATAACAAGACGGTGAACccaaacttcaatgtgacatggcAGTTGGAAGTTGATGAAGCATTTGATTACTTGATTAGGTTGCATTTTTGTGACATTGTTAGCAAGACACTCGGTGACCTGTATTTCAATGTATACATCTGTGGTAAAATGGCTATTTCCCAGTTGGATTTGTCGAGCATGACAGGTCAGTTGGCCGTTCCGTACTACAAAGATATAGTGGTGAATGCTTCCACCCTCAGCAATGGACTTTCGGTTCAGATCGGTCCATTGAGCCAGGGTGCCAGAATAAAAAATGCGATTCTTAATGGCTTGGAGGTGATGAAAATGAGCAACGCGGCTGATAGTCTAGATGGGGAATTCAGTGTCGATGGAAGCTCGAGCTCGAGCAACAAGGGTGCGGTGGCCGTCGTTGGTTTCGCCATGATGTTCGGCGCTTTTGTTGGTCTTGGTGCAATGGTTATTAGATGGAAGAGGAGGCCCCAAGATTGGCAAAGGAGGAACAGCTTTTCTTCATGGCTGCTTCCACTCCATGCTGGAGATAGTAGCTCCTTGAGCAAATCTGGCGGTTCTCAAAAGCACTCTTCAACACTAGGCTTAGGCCGTTATTTCTCCCTGGCAGAGTTGCAAGAAGCAACCAAGAACTTTGACTCGAACGCCATCATTGGTGTCGGTGGGTTCGGCAATGTGTATTTAGGCACGATCGATGATGGGACGCAAGTTGCTGTCAAGAGAGGGAACCCGCAATCCGAGCAAGGTATCACAGAGTTCCACACAGAAATCCAGATGTTGTCAAAGCTAAGGCATAGGCACTTGGTCTCACTGATTGGTTATTGTGATGAGAACAGTGAAATGATCCTGGTTTATGAATACATGTCCAATGGGCCTTTCAGGGATCACTTGTATGGAAAAGAGTTGCCATCGTTATCATGGAAGCAAAGGCTTGAGATCTGCATCGGAGCGGCTCGGGGGCTTCACTACCTTCATACCGGTACCGCACAAGGGATCATTCACCGTGATGTTAAGACCACCAACATATTGCTTGATGATGCCTTTGTTGCCAAGGTTGCCGACTTTGGGCTATCAAAAGACACACCTATGGGGCAGAATCATGTTAGCACTGCAGTGAAAGGCAGCTTTGGGTACTTAGACCCTGAGTATTTCAGGAGGCAGCAACTAACAGAAAAATCGGATGTTTACTCATTCGGCGTCGTTCTCCTCGAATCCTTATGCGCAAGGCCTGCCATTAACCCACGGTTGCCAAGAGAGCAGGTTAGCTTAGCTGAATGGGCAATGCAATGGAAAAGAAAGGGGTTGCTTGAAAAGATCATTGATCCTCAGCTTGTTGGTGCCATCGATGCTGAATCAATGAACAAATTTGCGGAGGCTGCTGAGAAGTGCTTGGCTGAATATGGTGTTGACAGGCCTTCCATGGGGGATGTTTTATGGAACTTGGAACATGCTTTGCAGTTGCAAGAATCGTCCTCAGTGGGAAAATCAGAGGAAGCCGCCGCCCCTGTGCAGCCTTCTCCACCGGCTCCAACCGTCACTCCTCCATCTGATACTAACCTTCCATCTCCTCACCCAGAAACCAACACAGGTCGGAACATTGAACACTCAGGAACTGccatatttgcacaatttcaaggGATGAATGGTCGATAA